From Nicotiana tabacum cultivar K326 chromosome 22, ASM71507v2, whole genome shotgun sequence, one genomic window encodes:
- the LOC107775471 gene encoding uncharacterized protein LOC107775471 isoform X6 produces the protein MSIPPESPSERNEEAPAEELQSDTHHPPAPADEVENFALEVLLATLMVSKSARITEISLGIIGNLACHDVSRRKITSTNGLIGTVLEQLFLDDAPCLCEACRLITLFLQSEESAFLVEALQSEHILCRVLWIIENTLNLQLQEKSISLLLAIAESKQDVATILLPPLIKLGLPRILVDLLSVEISKLIEERLPERYSFLDLILQTVEALSVMDEYSQEICSNKGLFQLLTQLIKLPDKADFANSCISASVLTANILTDAADLTLEISQDLLFLQGLLDVFPFASDDIEARSAVWSILARLLIQIQKTEMSPSNLHQYVSVLTSKSEVVEDELLNYDVDDTSEDHERSAKLTARSFALNGIVELLSRWRTLEGQVKGNLSMEGCYVNEGDVDKMLHYCYKCTNSSAGELMNKPTIYKP, from the exons GTTGAAAACTTTGCTCTTGAAGTGCTTTTGGCTACTCTCATGGTGTCAAAATCTGCACGGATTACT GAAATTAGCCTTGGTATTATTGGGAACCTAGCTTGCCATGATGTTTCACGAAGAAAGATCACTTCTACAAATGGTCTGATTGGAACAGTATTGGAACAATTGTTTCTAGATGACGCACCATGTCTCTGTGAAGCATGCCG GCTGATAACTTTATTTCTTCAAAGCGAAGAAAGTGCTTTTTTGGTGGAAGCACTGCAATCCGAACATATTTTATGTCGTGTTTTATGGATCATAGAGAACACTTTGAACCTCCAGCTTCAAGAGAAG AGCATTAGTCTTCTGTTAGCAATAGCAGAAAGTAAGCAAGATGTGGCTACGATACTGCTACCACCACTGATAAAGTTAGGCCTCCCACGAATTCTGGTTGATCTCCTATCTGTCGAGATAAGCAAGTTAATAGAAGAAAGATTACCTGAAAG GTACTCCTTTCTAGATTTGATTCTTCAGACAGTTGAAGCTCTTTCGGTCATGGATGAATATTCACAAGAAATTTGTTCAAACAAGGGACTCTTCCAGCTGCTTACTCAATTGATCAAGCTTCCGGATAAAGCTGAT TTTGCCAACTCTTGCATTTCTGCTTCAGTTTTGACAGCAAATATTCTGACTGATGCAGCTGATCTAACTTTAGAGATATCACAAG ACCTGCTGTTCTTACAGGGTCTACTTGATGTATTTCCTTTTGCTTCTGATGATATAGAAGCGCGAAGTGCAGTTTGGAGCATTCTTGCAAGGTTACtgattcaaattcaaaaaactgAGATGAGTCCTTCAAATCTGCATCAGTATGTTTCAGTTCTCACAAGCAAATCTGAGGTGGTTGAGGATGAACTTCTTAATTATGATGTTGATGATACCAGTGAAGACCATGAAAGATCCGCCAAATTAACGGCAAGAAGCTTTGCT CTTAATGGAATTGTTGAACTTTTAAGTCGATGGAGAACCCTTGAGGGCCAAGTGAAGGGAAATCTCTCTATGGAGGGATGCTATGTGAATGAAGGAGATGTTGATAAGATGTTGCATTACTGTTACAAATGTACCAA TTCTAGTGCAGGAGAGCTCATGAATAAACCAACTATTTACAAGCCTTAA
- the LOC107775471 gene encoding uncharacterized protein LOC107775471 isoform X7 yields MSIPPESPSERNEEAPAEELQSDTHHPPAPADEVENFALEVLLATLMVSKSARITEISLGIIGNLACHDVSRRKITSTNGLIGTVLEQLFLDDAPCLCEACRLITLFLQSEESAFLVEALQSEHILCRVLWIIENTLNLQLQEKSISLLLAIAESKQDVATILLPPLIKLGLPRILVDLLSVEISKLIEERLPERYSFLDLILQTVEALSVMDEYSQEICSNKGLFQLLTQLIKLPDKADFANSCISASVLTANILTDAADLTLEISQDLLFLQGLLDVFPFASDDIEARSAVWSILARLLIQIQKTEMSPSNLHQYVSVLTSKSEVVEDELLNYDVDDTSEDHERSAKLTARSFALNGIVELLSRWRTLEGQVKGNLSMEGCYVNEGDVDKMLHYCYKCTKRAHE; encoded by the exons GTTGAAAACTTTGCTCTTGAAGTGCTTTTGGCTACTCTCATGGTGTCAAAATCTGCACGGATTACT GAAATTAGCCTTGGTATTATTGGGAACCTAGCTTGCCATGATGTTTCACGAAGAAAGATCACTTCTACAAATGGTCTGATTGGAACAGTATTGGAACAATTGTTTCTAGATGACGCACCATGTCTCTGTGAAGCATGCCG GCTGATAACTTTATTTCTTCAAAGCGAAGAAAGTGCTTTTTTGGTGGAAGCACTGCAATCCGAACATATTTTATGTCGTGTTTTATGGATCATAGAGAACACTTTGAACCTCCAGCTTCAAGAGAAG AGCATTAGTCTTCTGTTAGCAATAGCAGAAAGTAAGCAAGATGTGGCTACGATACTGCTACCACCACTGATAAAGTTAGGCCTCCCACGAATTCTGGTTGATCTCCTATCTGTCGAGATAAGCAAGTTAATAGAAGAAAGATTACCTGAAAG GTACTCCTTTCTAGATTTGATTCTTCAGACAGTTGAAGCTCTTTCGGTCATGGATGAATATTCACAAGAAATTTGTTCAAACAAGGGACTCTTCCAGCTGCTTACTCAATTGATCAAGCTTCCGGATAAAGCTGAT TTTGCCAACTCTTGCATTTCTGCTTCAGTTTTGACAGCAAATATTCTGACTGATGCAGCTGATCTAACTTTAGAGATATCACAAG ACCTGCTGTTCTTACAGGGTCTACTTGATGTATTTCCTTTTGCTTCTGATGATATAGAAGCGCGAAGTGCAGTTTGGAGCATTCTTGCAAGGTTACtgattcaaattcaaaaaactgAGATGAGTCCTTCAAATCTGCATCAGTATGTTTCAGTTCTCACAAGCAAATCTGAGGTGGTTGAGGATGAACTTCTTAATTATGATGTTGATGATACCAGTGAAGACCATGAAAGATCCGCCAAATTAACGGCAAGAAGCTTTGCT CTTAATGGAATTGTTGAACTTTTAAGTCGATGGAGAACCCTTGAGGGCCAAGTGAAGGGAAATCTCTCTATGGAGGGATGCTATGTGAATGAAGGAGATGTTGATAAGATGTTGCATTACTGTTACAAATGTACCAA GAGAGCTCATGAATAA